A segment of the Fusobacterium ulcerans genome:
ACTCCACAACAATATCTTTATCTTACTACATATTTTCTTTTATTTCTATGGTTTTTAAATTTATTTTTTATTTTAAATTTTTCTTTAATTATCATCAAATAAGTATGCAACTTTGTTTTACATATGTTATAATTAAAATAGATTTTTATGGAGGTGTGGTTTTATGAAAAAAATGGATAGTGTATTCTTCCTATAGTAGGAAGGTACTCTTAAACCTTTCTATTATGGGTTTCTAAGAAAATAAAAACTTAAATAATAGTAAAGGAGATAAAAATGAATAATTATAGAGTTATATCTGTAGGAAAAAATATATACAAAATTTCAAATGGAACTGAGGAAATCAATGCTGTAATCACTGGAAAAATGGCATATGAAAAAGTGTTTCCAGTAGTGGGAGACTATGTTGTTGTAAGTGAGGAAAAACAAATAATTGATATTCTTCCAAGAAAAACAAAATTATCCAGAAAAGCTGCTGGAAAAGATATGAGAGAACAGGTCATAGTCAGTAATATTGACTATATTTTTATAGTTACTTCTTTAAATAAAGATTTTAATATAAAAAGATTGGAAAGATATCTCACTCTGGTATATGATTCTGGTGCTGCTCCAGCTTTTATTCTGACTAAAGCTGATTTAGAAGATAATATTTCTGAAAAAGTATCTGAATTGGAATCTATAGCTTTTGGAGTTCCCATTCATGTAGTTTCATCTTATGAAGAAAAAGGTATTGATGAAGTTAAAAGTTATCTAAAAGATAATATCACTATCGCTTTAATAGGTTCTTCTGGAGTTGGCAAATCAACTCTTATCAATAAGCTAATTGGAGAAGATATCATCAAAACATTAAGCATAAGGGAATCTGACGCTAAAGGAAGACATACTACTACAAGCAGAGAGATATTTAAAGTTGGAAATGGTTTCATAATAGATACTCCCGGTATGAGAGAACTTCAAATTTGGAACGGAGATACTGATACTGCTTTTAAAGATGTCGAAGAACTTGCTCTTCAATGTAGATTCAGCGAC
Coding sequences within it:
- the rsgA gene encoding ribosome small subunit-dependent GTPase A, translating into MNNYRVISVGKNIYKISNGTEEINAVITGKMAYEKVFPVVGDYVVVSEEKQIIDILPRKTKLSRKAAGKDMREQVIVSNIDYIFIVTSLNKDFNIKRLERYLTLVYDSGAAPAFILTKADLEDNISEKVSELESIAFGVPIHVVSSYEEKGIDEVKSYLKDNITIALIGSSGVGKSTLINKLIGEDIIKTLSIRESDAKGRHTTTSREIFKVGNGFIIDTPGMRELQIWNGDTDTAFKDVEELALQCRFSDCTHTSEPGCAVIKAVESGEISQERLDNYFKLKKEIVNTQNKLLHGHKFMEKEKVKNMMGSLSARKKLSNK